One genomic region from Armatimonadota bacterium encodes:
- the ftsA gene encoding cell division protein FtsA: MARPHPLVGLDIGTTKVCAVVAQAEAEDQLRLLGAGTAPSAGLRRGAVSDLRAATQAVERAVERAEKAAGREIRSVYVAVSGDHVTGQNTRGVVAVSSPDREISSTDVARALEAARMSAVPAADREVLHVLPRHFVVDGTDGVRNPVGMYGVRLEVEAHVVTGSSTQVANLVKCVEQAGLEVEGLVLAVLASAEAVLTVAERELGVAVCEVGGGVTSLGIFQGGALCHTAVVPVGGQHITSDLAVGLRTSLEEAERIKLRFGAATARMAEEGELLEVAEIGAQTPRIVPRRGVCEIIEARVEELLELVRAQLERWGPVAQLPAGVVLTGGSTLLSGLVELASERWGLPVRVGHPRGVVGPAAAVSGPAYATVVGLLLYAHHQAVERSRRRDGAARGILQRLRTWLVGE; this comes from the coding sequence GTGGCGAGACCACATCCGCTGGTGGGTCTGGACATCGGGACCACGAAGGTGTGTGCCGTGGTGGCCCAGGCGGAGGCAGAGGACCAGCTGCGGCTCCTAGGAGCGGGGACCGCGCCCTCCGCGGGCCTCCGACGGGGCGCGGTGTCGGACCTCCGCGCGGCCACGCAGGCGGTGGAGCGGGCCGTGGAGCGGGCGGAGAAGGCCGCGGGCCGTGAGATCCGGTCCGTATACGTGGCGGTCTCCGGGGATCACGTAACGGGCCAGAACACCCGGGGCGTGGTGGCGGTGAGCTCCCCCGATCGGGAGATCTCCTCCACGGACGTGGCCCGGGCTCTGGAAGCTGCCCGCATGAGCGCGGTTCCCGCCGCGGACCGTGAGGTGCTCCACGTGCTGCCACGACACTTCGTGGTGGATGGAACGGACGGCGTGCGCAACCCCGTGGGGATGTACGGGGTGCGGTTAGAGGTGGAAGCTCACGTGGTGACCGGATCCAGCACCCAGGTGGCGAACCTCGTGAAGTGCGTGGAGCAGGCGGGCCTGGAGGTGGAGGGGCTGGTGCTTGCGGTGCTGGCCTCCGCGGAGGCCGTCCTCACCGTGGCGGAGCGGGAGCTCGGGGTGGCGGTGTGCGAGGTAGGGGGTGGGGTCACGAGCCTTGGCATCTTTCAGGGCGGAGCCCTCTGCCACACCGCGGTGGTCCCTGTAGGTGGCCAGCACATCACCAGTGACCTCGCGGTGGGCCTGCGCACCTCCCTGGAGGAGGCGGAGCGGATCAAGCTGCGCTTCGGGGCCGCCACCGCCCGCATGGCGGAGGAAGGGGAACTCCTGGAGGTGGCGGAGATCGGTGCCCAAACCCCAAGGATCGTCCCGCGGCGGGGGGTGTGCGAGATCATCGAGGCCCGGGTGGAGGAGCTGCTGGAACTGGTCCGCGCGCAGCTGGAACGGTGGGGGCCCGTGGCCCAGCTGCCCGCGGGGGTGGTCCTCACGGGGGGCAGTACCCTCCTATCCGGTCTCGTGGAGCTGGCCTCCGAGCGGTGGGGGCTTCCCGTGCGGGTGGGACATCCTCGGGGAGTGGTGGGGCCCGCGGCCGCGGTGAGCGGGCCGGCGTACGCCACCGTGGTCGGCCTGCTGCTGTACGCGCACCATCAGGCGGTGGAACGCTCGCGAAGGCGGGATGGCGCGGCTCGGGGGATTTTGCAGCGGCTGCGCACCTGGCTTGTGGGAGAATAG
- a CDS encoding FtsQ-type POTRA domain-containing protein, whose product MRWMRGLRFGAVMCTIAAIFSFPHSSLFAVRTVVVLGNQTLPESEILRWAELHTGVPLARIRTEEIAARLLRHPHIRTAQVEFRWPHTVVLRITERLPALAVVAEGHVLVVDGEGIVLDGEREDLLPLLVAFRVPPAPPGTPLTSPQLQAAVRALAALPKEVRDRLLLVRLLPEGELSLQLRIGPWVRVPLEGDLQRNVEVAEAVVRAMEQKGISVESVDLRFGDRAIVRPRGRTPETPVE is encoded by the coding sequence ATGCGGTGGATGCGGGGATTGCGCTTCGGCGCGGTGATGTGCACCATCGCCGCGATCTTCTCCTTCCCACATTCGTCCCTCTTCGCCGTCCGCACCGTGGTGGTGTTGGGGAACCAAACCCTTCCGGAGTCCGAGATCCTCCGTTGGGCCGAGCTGCACACGGGCGTCCCCCTGGCCCGTATCCGGACGGAGGAAATCGCCGCGCGCCTGCTGCGGCATCCCCACATCCGCACAGCCCAGGTGGAGTTCCGGTGGCCGCATACCGTGGTGCTCCGCATCACGGAGCGGCTCCCCGCTCTTGCCGTGGTGGCGGAGGGGCATGTTCTGGTGGTGGACGGGGAGGGCATAGTGCTGGACGGAGAGAGGGAGGACCTCCTCCCCCTCCTCGTGGCTTTCCGGGTTCCTCCCGCCCCGCCCGGCACGCCGCTGACCTCCCCCCAGCTGCAGGCCGCGGTGCGGGCTTTGGCGGCTCTCCCGAAGGAGGTGCGCGATCGGCTGCTGCTGGTACGGCTTCTCCCGGAGGGAGAGCTTTCCCTGCAGCTGCGGATCGGCCCCTGGGTGCGGGTGCCGCTGGAGGGTGATCTCCAGCGGAACGTGGAGGTGGCGGAGGCGGTGGTGCGGGCCATGGAGCAAAAGGGGATCTCGGTGGAGTCCGTGGACCTCCGGTTCGGGGATCGGGCCATCGTGCGCCCCCGAGGGAGGACTCCCGAGACTCCCGTGGAATAG
- the murB gene encoding UDP-N-acetylmuramate dehydrogenase, whose amino-acid sequence MSRSLVQDLRTVCRDVRLEEPLSRHVSFRIGGPAEVLLLPRSQEELRAVLRLLFTRGERFIVLGRGSNVLVSDRGVRGVVVKVGQGLHRVRWDGTEVVAEAGVGLPSLSYQAARRGLGGLEFAAGIPGSVGGAVVMNAGAHGHCMAETVREVRVVTPRGEEVWTNAALGFSYRTSRLQRQTAVVLEAVLRLRPGDPTEIRSRMEEWLRLRACTQPVGPPSSGCIFRNPPGEAAGRLIELAGCKGLRVGGVRVSTLHANYILNEGGGRAQDVLRLVETVRDRVRRAFGVELELEVQLVGEF is encoded by the coding sequence GTGAGCCGCTCCCTGGTGCAGGACCTGCGGACCGTCTGCCGGGATGTGCGCCTGGAGGAGCCGTTGAGCCGCCACGTCTCCTTCCGCATCGGAGGGCCTGCGGAGGTCCTCCTCCTGCCCCGCAGCCAGGAGGAGCTGCGGGCCGTCCTGCGCCTCCTGTTCACCCGGGGCGAACGATTCATAGTGCTCGGGCGCGGCTCCAACGTGCTGGTCTCCGACCGGGGAGTGCGGGGTGTGGTGGTGAAGGTGGGGCAGGGCCTGCACCGGGTTCGGTGGGACGGCACGGAGGTGGTGGCGGAGGCAGGGGTCGGGCTTCCAAGCCTCTCCTACCAGGCTGCCCGCCGGGGGCTTGGGGGGCTGGAGTTCGCCGCGGGGATTCCGGGGTCCGTGGGGGGCGCGGTGGTGATGAATGCGGGGGCTCACGGCCATTGCATGGCGGAGACGGTCCGGGAGGTGCGGGTGGTCACCCCGCGGGGGGAAGAGGTGTGGACGAACGCGGCCCTGGGGTTCAGCTACCGCACCAGCCGACTGCAACGACAGACCGCGGTGGTCCTGGAAGCCGTCCTTCGGTTGCGGCCGGGGGATCCCACGGAGATCCGCTCCCGCATGGAGGAGTGGCTGCGGCTACGGGCCTGCACCCAGCCCGTAGGCCCGCCCTCTTCCGGCTGCATTTTCCGCAATCCGCCGGGCGAGGCCGCGGGAAGGCTCATCGAACTCGCAGGCTGTAAGGGTCTGCGGGTGGGCGGAGTCCGGGTCTCCACCCTGCATGCGAACTACATCCTCAACGAGGGCGGCGGCCGGGCCCAGGACGTTCTCCGGCTGGTGGAGACGGTACGGGACCGGGTGCGGCGCGCCTTCGGAGTGGAGCTGGAACTGGAGGTTCAGCTGGTGGGGGAGTTCTGA
- the murC gene encoding UDP-N-acetylmuramate--L-alanine ligase has product MIHFVGIGGAGMCGLAEILLSEGRKLSGCDLRWGRPLERLAALGARVLVGHDPAHLEGCELLVVSRAVPPTQEEIVWARRLGIPVWPRARMLAELLRARFSLGVAGTHGKTTTTALTATALAAAGYDPCVLVGAEVREFCSHARAGKGPVVAEVDESDGSLREVAVNAAVVTSMDLSDHADHYRTWSQLQQTFASFIRAVPSEGFVVLCGEIPEVAALAEVSRARVFRYGFGTGEVRARILGRKGLQVTFAVTVEGREQGEVRLPLPGAHNVLNATGALAAGLALGAPFELMVQALERFQGISRRFEVHCSDPLVVDDYAHNPVKVRAFLRALREVKPDARILAVFQPHRYSRTATTYAQFAQAFDDADELVVTEIYPADEPPIPGVSAQLIVWAVQPYRPVVWIPDLEGVAEYVRGRLRSGDVLATMGAGDVWKVARWVTESLCGEKG; this is encoded by the coding sequence ATGATCCACTTCGTAGGGATCGGCGGCGCAGGGATGTGCGGGCTCGCGGAAATCCTCCTCTCGGAGGGGCGGAAGCTGAGCGGCTGCGACCTCCGGTGGGGTCGGCCCCTAGAGCGGCTGGCGGCGCTCGGGGCACGGGTGCTGGTGGGCCATGATCCCGCCCACCTGGAGGGATGCGAGCTCCTGGTGGTTTCCCGCGCGGTCCCGCCCACCCAGGAGGAGATCGTGTGGGCCAGACGGCTGGGAATCCCCGTGTGGCCCAGGGCCCGGATGCTGGCGGAGCTGCTGCGCGCCCGGTTCTCCCTGGGGGTCGCGGGGACCCACGGCAAGACCACCACCACGGCCCTTACTGCCACCGCCCTCGCGGCCGCGGGGTATGATCCGTGCGTCCTCGTGGGCGCTGAGGTGCGGGAATTCTGCAGCCATGCCCGGGCGGGCAAGGGGCCCGTGGTGGCAGAGGTGGACGAGAGCGACGGATCCCTGAGGGAGGTGGCGGTCAACGCCGCGGTGGTTACCAGTATGGACCTCTCGGACCACGCGGACCACTACCGGACCTGGTCGCAGCTCCAACAGACCTTCGCTTCCTTCATCCGGGCAGTCCCCTCGGAGGGCTTCGTGGTCCTGTGCGGGGAGATCCCGGAAGTGGCGGCGTTGGCGGAGGTGAGCCGGGCGCGGGTTTTCCGGTACGGCTTCGGGACAGGGGAGGTACGGGCTCGAATCCTCGGGCGCAAGGGCCTGCAGGTCACCTTCGCGGTGACCGTGGAGGGTCGGGAACAGGGAGAAGTCCGGCTCCCACTGCCCGGGGCGCACAACGTGCTGAACGCCACCGGGGCCCTTGCCGCAGGACTGGCCTTGGGGGCACCGTTCGAGCTCATGGTGCAGGCCCTGGAGCGCTTCCAGGGCATTTCCCGGCGGTTCGAGGTGCACTGCTCCGATCCCCTGGTGGTGGACGACTACGCGCACAACCCCGTGAAGGTGCGGGCGTTCCTGCGGGCCCTCCGGGAGGTGAAGCCGGACGCCCGCATCCTCGCGGTGTTCCAGCCCCACCGGTACTCCCGAACCGCCACCACCTACGCTCAGTTCGCCCAGGCCTTCGATGACGCGGACGAGCTGGTGGTGACGGAGATCTATCCCGCGGATGAGCCACCCATTCCCGGGGTGAGCGCCCAGCTCATCGTATGGGCGGTCCAGCCTTATCGCCCAGTGGTGTGGATTCCGGATCTGGAAGGGGTGGCGGAGTACGTCCGGGGTCGGTTGCGCTCCGGGGACGTACTCGCCACCATGGGCGCAGGGGACGTGTGGAAGGTAGCCCGATGGGTGACGGAATCCCTGTGCGGAGAGAAGGGGTGA
- the murG gene encoding undecaprenyldiphospho-muramoylpentapeptide beta-N-acetylglucosaminyltransferase: protein MRVVLTGGGTGGHIYPLLALAETVAEGVEVLYCGTPGGLEARLVPRRGVPFCAVSSGGVVGKGIQEGIRNLGRAARGVLEGARILRRFRPDAVVSTGGYAGYPVSQAALLLRIPLVLLEPNAKPGVVTRLLGRFAHAVCVGMREALAVFQDRGVWTGTPLQPSLWRGNRKRAEARWGLDPHRTTILVLGGSQGSAAINRAMGEAVRYLRDRSDLQVLHQTGSRRAGAMAPHQDGALRYIQVDYVEEMGDAYAAADLVVARSGASTCAEIAALGLPAVLVPLRAASGHQLENARVLERAGAAVVIPDEALDGVRLAHALAELLADPGRLVRMREAARRLGRPDAAEAVWRVVHRTGRRG, encoded by the coding sequence ATGCGGGTGGTCCTCACGGGCGGAGGAACCGGCGGGCACATATACCCGCTCCTGGCGCTCGCGGAGACGGTGGCGGAGGGCGTGGAGGTCCTCTACTGTGGGACCCCGGGCGGGCTGGAGGCCCGCCTGGTGCCCCGCAGGGGGGTACCTTTTTGCGCGGTCTCCAGCGGTGGGGTCGTGGGCAAGGGCATCCAGGAGGGCATCCGGAACCTCGGCCGCGCGGCGCGGGGAGTGCTGGAGGGGGCGCGGATCCTACGGCGGTTTCGGCCAGACGCGGTGGTGAGTACGGGGGGGTACGCGGGCTACCCCGTGAGTCAGGCGGCCCTGTTGCTGCGGATTCCCCTGGTCCTCCTCGAGCCCAACGCGAAACCGGGAGTGGTGACCCGCCTTCTGGGACGGTTCGCGCACGCGGTGTGTGTGGGGATGCGCGAGGCGCTGGCGGTGTTCCAAGACCGAGGTGTGTGGACCGGCACGCCCCTGCAGCCTTCCCTGTGGCGGGGAAACCGGAAGCGGGCGGAGGCGCGGTGGGGGTTGGATCCGCATCGAACCACCATCCTGGTCCTGGGGGGAAGCCAGGGTTCTGCGGCCATCAACCGGGCGATGGGGGAAGCGGTCCGGTACCTGCGGGACCGATCCGACCTACAGGTGCTGCATCAGACCGGCTCTCGGCGCGCAGGTGCCATGGCACCCCACCAGGACGGCGCGCTCCGCTACATCCAGGTGGACTACGTCGAGGAGATGGGAGACGCATATGCGGCGGCAGACCTGGTGGTGGCCCGATCCGGGGCCAGCACCTGCGCGGAGATCGCGGCGCTGGGGCTTCCCGCGGTGCTGGTACCTCTTAGGGCCGCCTCCGGCCACCAGCTGGAGAATGCCCGGGTCCTGGAGCGGGCGGGAGCCGCGGTGGTGATCCCGGACGAGGCCCTGGACGGCGTCCGGCTCGCCCACGCCCTCGCAGAACTCCTGGCCGATCCGGGGCGGCTCGTGCGGATGCGGGAGGCGGCTCGAAGGCTGGGTCGGCCCGATGCCGCGGAGGCGGTCTGGCGCGTGGTGCACCGGACCGGGAGGAGGGGATGA
- the ftsW gene encoding putative lipid II flippase FtsW, with the protein MKVPVRGHPDPLLFAAVAALCLGGLVVIYSASSVAALEAYGDAAYFLKRQLIWAGLGGVGLAAASRIHYRTWRRFVPGLLLLAVASLLVVLVPGVGVVVNGARRWVDLGPVTVQPVEGAKLALVLYLAHFLAGRGPILREPWRGVAPPLLVLGVLGGLVMRQPDMGSAVVLGVITLSLLFAAGARTRHLGATLAVGGLVALWLAISAPYRRDRLLAFLDPWRDPQGIGFHVVQSLIAIGSGGIWGVGIGRSTQKFFYLPERHTDFVFSILAEELGLVGVAGLVALYLLLLLRLRRLALYAPDRYGALLAAGVGSWIASQIVLNIGSVSGALPVVGVPLPFLSFGGSSLFALLVACGICLNLSRYVREPTRPGGLPEPGWAA; encoded by the coding sequence GTGAAGGTTCCCGTCCGCGGTCATCCGGATCCCCTGCTGTTCGCGGCGGTGGCGGCCCTCTGCCTGGGCGGCCTAGTGGTGATCTACAGCGCGAGCAGCGTGGCGGCCCTGGAGGCTTACGGGGACGCGGCCTACTTCCTCAAGCGGCAGCTGATCTGGGCAGGACTGGGGGGGGTGGGACTCGCCGCCGCCTCCCGGATCCACTACCGCACGTGGCGGCGCTTCGTGCCGGGGTTGCTCCTGCTGGCCGTGGCCTCCCTCCTGGTGGTGCTGGTACCCGGCGTGGGGGTGGTGGTGAACGGAGCCCGGCGATGGGTGGACCTGGGCCCTGTGACCGTGCAGCCGGTGGAGGGTGCGAAGCTGGCGCTCGTCCTGTACCTTGCGCACTTCCTCGCAGGCCGGGGACCTATCCTCCGGGAGCCCTGGAGGGGGGTTGCTCCCCCGCTCCTGGTCCTCGGAGTCCTCGGCGGGCTCGTGATGCGCCAGCCCGACATGGGGAGCGCGGTGGTGTTAGGAGTGATTACCCTGAGCCTGCTGTTCGCCGCCGGGGCGAGGACCCGGCATCTCGGCGCCACGCTGGCGGTGGGGGGACTTGTGGCCCTCTGGCTGGCGATCTCCGCGCCGTACCGCCGGGACCGGTTGTTGGCCTTTCTGGATCCCTGGCGGGATCCCCAGGGGATAGGCTTCCACGTGGTGCAGTCCCTCATCGCCATCGGCTCCGGAGGGATCTGGGGGGTTGGGATAGGGCGGAGCACTCAGAAGTTCTTCTACCTCCCGGAGCGGCACACGGACTTCGTGTTCAGCATCCTCGCGGAGGAGCTGGGACTGGTGGGTGTGGCCGGACTCGTGGCCCTGTACCTCCTCCTCCTCCTTCGGCTCCGTCGCCTCGCGCTGTACGCACCGGACCGGTACGGGGCTCTCCTGGCCGCGGGGGTGGGGAGCTGGATCGCTTCCCAGATCGTTTTGAACATCGGCTCGGTCTCCGGAGCCCTGCCCGTGGTGGGTGTACCCCTCCCCTTCCTGAGCTTCGGAGGTTCGTCCCTGTTCGCGCTTCTAGTGGCGTGCGGCATCTGCCTGAACCTCTCCCGGTATGTCCGGGAGCCTACCCGTCCAGGCGGGCTCCCGGAGCCGGGGTGGGCAGCGTGA
- the murD gene encoding UDP-N-acetylmuramoyl-L-alanine--D-glutamate ligase gives MSDALAGLRGRRIHVLGLSGAEGSAVASYLLSHGIRTITLHDLSTPETFPEVFRRTHVWMPPEDQEAAIRRWLQEPVPIRWRDRYLEGIEEAEVVFLPQAWFRYPENEPITRLPPHVERHSMTRLVFQLCPCPIVGVTGTNGKFTVGTLIHRMLLAQGERAHFSGNDRTHVPLLYTLDRVRPTDWVVLEISNRQLLQLDRSPQVAVLTNLAPHHLDDHGSFEAYVACKAAIFRHQKPEDVAVLDADHPVCASLIPSLRARLVPFAVTSSLPRELGVGAWVEEGWVMAFGRRVLPLERLPIPAEHMVRNALAACAAAGAMGVGPDAMEQVLRAFRGLPHRLERVAEVDGVECIEDSLATNPAAAAAAIRAMRCPFVLIAGGRRPGATPEDFAPMREALRVSPVRAVYLIGECAGVMRSAFRDLPAEVLEVGTLPRAVRRAMQLARPGEVVLFSPGCESFDQFRDYRERAETFRALLRTLPSFQEGRAS, from the coding sequence ATGTCGGATGCGCTCGCTGGGCTGCGCGGACGTCGCATCCATGTGCTGGGCCTGAGCGGCGCGGAGGGATCCGCGGTGGCGAGCTACCTTCTCTCGCACGGGATCCGGACCATCACCCTCCATGATCTCTCCACGCCCGAAACCTTCCCCGAGGTGTTCCGGCGCACCCACGTCTGGATGCCCCCGGAGGACCAGGAAGCCGCCATCCGGCGGTGGCTCCAGGAACCCGTCCCCATCCGGTGGCGGGACCGGTACCTGGAGGGGATCGAGGAGGCGGAGGTGGTGTTCCTGCCGCAGGCGTGGTTCCGCTATCCGGAGAACGAGCCCATCACCCGTTTGCCCCCCCACGTGGAGCGGCACAGCATGACCCGCTTGGTCTTTCAATTGTGCCCCTGCCCCATAGTGGGCGTAACGGGGACCAACGGCAAGTTCACCGTGGGGACTCTCATTCACCGCATGCTGCTCGCACAGGGCGAGCGCGCGCACTTCAGCGGTAACGACCGCACCCACGTCCCCCTCCTGTACACCCTGGACCGGGTCCGCCCCACGGACTGGGTGGTACTGGAGATCAGCAACCGCCAGTTGCTGCAGTTGGACCGAAGTCCACAGGTGGCCGTGCTCACCAACCTCGCCCCCCACCACCTGGACGACCACGGGTCCTTCGAGGCGTACGTGGCGTGCAAGGCCGCCATCTTCCGACATCAGAAGCCGGAGGACGTGGCGGTCCTGGACGCGGACCATCCCGTGTGCGCCTCCCTGATTCCCTCCCTCCGGGCGCGCCTGGTGCCCTTCGCGGTGACGAGCTCCCTTCCCCGGGAACTCGGCGTGGGCGCGTGGGTGGAGGAGGGGTGGGTGATGGCTTTCGGGCGGCGGGTCCTGCCCCTGGAGCGGCTACCGATTCCCGCGGAGCACATGGTCCGCAATGCCCTGGCGGCCTGCGCGGCCGCGGGCGCCATGGGCGTTGGTCCGGACGCCATGGAGCAGGTGTTGCGGGCGTTCCGGGGATTGCCACACCGGTTGGAGCGGGTGGCGGAAGTGGACGGGGTGGAGTGCATCGAGGATTCCCTGGCCACCAATCCCGCGGCGGCTGCAGCGGCCATCCGGGCCATGCGGTGCCCCTTTGTTCTCATCGCGGGCGGGAGGCGTCCCGGGGCGACCCCGGAGGATTTCGCGCCCATGCGGGAGGCGCTGCGGGTTTCACCGGTGCGGGCTGTCTACCTCATCGGGGAGTGCGCGGGAGTCATGCGTTCCGCCTTCCGGGACCTGCCCGCGGAGGTCCTAGAGGTGGGAACCCTCCCCCGGGCCGTTCGGCGGGCGATGCAGCTGGCGCGGCCGGGAGAGGTGGTGCTGTTCTCCCCGGGGTGTGAGTCCTTCGATCAGTTCCGCGATTACCGGGAACGGGCGGAGACCTTCCGGGCCCTGTTGCGTACCCTGCCTTCGTTTCAGGAGGGGAGGGCCTCGTGA
- the mraY gene encoding phospho-N-acetylmuramoyl-pentapeptide-transferase yields the protein MERVILGTAVGGLGVLLGGHLLVPWLRRWAIQPISEDAPPRHRLKAGTPTLGGLMLIGAVLVATAAAAEWTPAVGLAVLALCGYGAIGFWDDYRSVRRGRNLGLRAREKLALQLPLGFALGWAVARVVPQGSTLYVPGMGTWELGGWYPVFAAVYVTGFVNAANLTDGLDGLAAGIAAVAFSTYAAIALRTDQTSLAPFAGAVAGACLGFLWYNAHPAQVMMGDVGSQALGGSLAVLALGVKAESALLVVGAVFVAEALSVMLQVGYFKATGGRRIFRSSPLHHHFELLGWSEPQIVTRFYVLAAFAALGGLLLVGYG from the coding sequence ATGGAACGGGTGATCCTCGGCACCGCGGTGGGAGGGCTCGGGGTGCTCCTTGGAGGCCACCTCCTCGTTCCGTGGCTGCGGCGGTGGGCCATCCAGCCCATCAGCGAGGACGCTCCGCCCCGCCACCGGCTCAAGGCCGGGACCCCGACCCTGGGTGGCCTGATGCTCATCGGGGCTGTGCTGGTGGCCACCGCGGCCGCCGCGGAGTGGACGCCCGCGGTCGGGCTCGCGGTCCTCGCCCTCTGTGGATACGGGGCCATCGGGTTCTGGGACGACTACCGCAGCGTGCGACGGGGAAGGAATCTAGGGCTGCGGGCCCGGGAGAAGCTGGCGCTGCAACTCCCCCTCGGCTTTGCCCTGGGGTGGGCCGTGGCCCGGGTGGTCCCGCAGGGCAGCACCCTGTACGTTCCCGGGATGGGGACGTGGGAGCTGGGAGGGTGGTATCCCGTGTTCGCCGCGGTGTACGTGACGGGGTTCGTGAACGCCGCAAACCTCACGGATGGACTCGACGGCCTCGCGGCCGGGATCGCGGCGGTGGCGTTTTCGACCTATGCGGCCATCGCCCTGCGCACGGACCAGACCTCCCTCGCGCCCTTCGCCGGGGCCGTGGCGGGCGCGTGTCTGGGCTTCCTGTGGTACAACGCTCACCCCGCGCAGGTGATGATGGGCGACGTGGGCTCCCAGGCCCTGGGTGGGTCCCTGGCGGTGTTGGCGCTGGGCGTGAAGGCGGAGAGTGCGCTCCTGGTGGTGGGCGCGGTGTTCGTGGCGGAGGCCCTTTCCGTGATGCTGCAGGTGGGGTACTTCAAAGCAACGGGCGGCCGCCGCATCTTCCGCAGCTCCCCCCTCCACCACCACTTCGAGCTCCTGGGGTGGTCGGAGCCGCAGATCGTGACGCGGTTCTACGTGCTCGCGGCCTTTGCGGCGCTGGGGGGATTGCTGCTGGTCGGGTACGGTTAG
- a CDS encoding UDP-N-acetylmuramoyl-tripeptide--D-alanyl-D-alanine ligase: MAGPEKWLTLAEVAKATGGKTRGDPQTSVCGISVHSARVRQGELFVALRGPRRDGHDFVQEAAARGAAAALVSRPVEAGVPLVLVPDTVQALLPLGALWRSRFAVRAVGVTGSVGKTTTVQLIAAVLSSTFPVHVSAPEWNAELGVPLTLFGLEAAHRFVVVELGMRGEGQIRTLCEAVRPEIGVVTNVGTAHLELLGSVEAIARAKGELVEALPENGWAVLNADDPRVCAMARGARARVVFYGTGAGEVHAEDIRVETQGVRFVLCTPQGRLPARLPLPGRHLLSNALAAAAVGWVCGVPLEAVGEALSRFRPPRMRLEVRKSPRDVLLVNDAYNASPESLRAAFETVRVLRGGRRFVAVLGEMRELGPVRETAHLEAGRWCAEEGVEVLVAVGEGGALIARGALEAGMPEERVLLARDAEEAARCAAERVRSGDVVLIKASRAVGLERVAEALGWNG, encoded by the coding sequence ATGGCAGGTCCTGAGAAGTGGCTGACCCTCGCGGAGGTGGCGAAGGCCACGGGCGGCAAAACGCGGGGCGATCCGCAGACCTCCGTCTGCGGGATCTCGGTGCACAGCGCGCGGGTGCGGCAGGGAGAGCTCTTCGTGGCCCTGCGGGGTCCCCGAAGGGACGGCCATGACTTCGTGCAGGAGGCGGCGGCGCGGGGCGCCGCGGCGGCCCTGGTCTCCCGACCCGTGGAGGCGGGAGTCCCGCTGGTCCTCGTGCCAGACACCGTCCAGGCCCTTCTGCCCCTCGGGGCCCTGTGGCGATCCCGGTTCGCGGTGCGGGCCGTCGGCGTGACGGGAAGCGTGGGGAAGACCACCACCGTCCAGCTCATCGCCGCCGTGCTCTCCTCGACCTTCCCCGTGCACGTGAGCGCACCGGAGTGGAACGCGGAGCTGGGGGTTCCTCTGACCCTGTTCGGTCTGGAGGCCGCGCACCGATTCGTGGTGGTGGAGCTCGGCATGCGGGGAGAGGGACAGATCCGGACGTTGTGCGAGGCGGTGCGCCCGGAGATCGGGGTGGTGACGAACGTGGGGACCGCGCATCTGGAACTGCTGGGCTCCGTGGAGGCCATTGCCCGGGCGAAGGGGGAGCTTGTGGAGGCCCTGCCGGAAAACGGCTGGGCGGTTCTGAACGCGGACGACCCCCGGGTGTGTGCCATGGCCCGTGGTGCGCGGGCCCGGGTCGTGTTCTACGGGACCGGGGCCGGAGAGGTCCACGCGGAGGACATCCGGGTGGAGACCCAGGGGGTGCGGTTTGTGCTCTGTACCCCGCAGGGCCGCCTCCCGGCCCGCCTCCCCCTCCCCGGCCGGCACCTCCTCTCCAACGCGCTCGCGGCCGCGGCGGTGGGATGGGTGTGCGGCGTGCCCCTGGAGGCCGTGGGGGAAGCCCTTTCGAGGTTCCGACCGCCCCGGATGCGGCTGGAGGTGCGGAAGTCGCCGCGCGACGTCCTCCTCGTCAACGATGCGTACAACGCGAGCCCGGAGTCCCTGCGTGCCGCGTTCGAGACCGTGCGGGTTTTGCGGGGAGGGCGCAGGTTCGTGGCGGTGCTGGGGGAGATGCGGGAGCTGGGACCGGTTCGGGAAACGGCGCACCTTGAGGCAGGGCGCTGGTGCGCGGAAGAGGGAGTAGAAGTGCTGGTGGCAGTAGGGGAAGGTGGCGCCCTCATCGCCAGAGGGGCCCTTGAGGCGGGAATGCCGGAGGAGCGCGTCCTCCTGGCACGCGATGCAGAAGAGGCCGCCCGGTGTGCGGCGGAGCGGGTCAGGTCCGGCGATGTGGTGCTCATTAAGGCGTCCCGGGCCGTAGGGCTGGAACGGGTGGCGGAGGCGTTGGGATGGAACGGGTGA